From the genome of Clavibacter nebraskensis NCPPB 2581:
AAGCAGCCCGCGACAAGGCTGATGAACACGAGCGGCGAGCCGTGTCAGCGGCAGAGCTCTCGTCCGGCGCGGCGGCCCGTAGCGCCACGGCTCACGAGCGTCTCGTCGCACTTGCCGAAGAGCAAGCCAGGAGCCAAGAGACTTGGGGCGCACAAGTTCTTGACGGTGAGCGATGGGAGATCACCAACCTCACCGCTGATGCCCTAGACGTTAATGCGTCACCAGCAGACGATGAAGAGCACTTGACCGTGGACGAGAGCGATCACCCGTTCGTCACCGTTGGGCCGGGTGAGAGCGTCACTGGTGAGTGGCCTGACCGGCTCAGCCGGCGGCCGTTCGCACGAGTGGAGCTGCGCTGGAGGGATCCGCATGGAGGAGCTCTGCGCTCGTCGCTAGTCACGCTTCGTAGGCCATAAGCGACTACACACGGGAAGTGCGGGCAGCGCACCGCCTCTCTACTATGCAACAGTAAATGATAACTTGTCTCAATAATAAAAGGTGGCGTCACTCCCGACTCCACCGGGCGCCCCCGTTTTATAACGCTTGGGAAACCAGTATTTACTGGCCAAGTATCGACGCCCTAATATCCGCGCGCAAGTCACGTCGCTACCGAAGCGCCGACATCAAAGCGTACGCCCCCGCCGCCGCAACCCCTTGTTGACTCACACAAGGCTCATTACGGTAAGTACACCGACGTGCTGGCGTCGGTGACCACTCACGGGGGGATCTCTATGAAGAGAAAATGACTGGGGTCGGCATTGGCCGCGATGGCGCTAGTAGCTGGCCTCACGGTTGCGGTGCCACAGTTCGCGTCCGCATATAGCCTTGGGAATTGTCGCTGGGGAGGAATTAGCGACCTTCGATGGGCCAACTTTTCGGGAACGACCGGTATCTATGCGACAGCAATGAGTACCGGTGCATCTCGATGGAATGCCACTGGCACGGGTATCGGCATTAGCCAGGCAATCAACACCACGTCTGTAAACTTCAACGTCAATTCGGCAAACTTCGGTAACGTGACCTGGTCCGGTCGTGCCCCGAACTTCGACACGTGCAACGCGGGCGGATATAACCAGGCACTGCCGCTGCAACTCAACACGTACTACCTCGCGAATTACTCCGCGACTCAGCGTGCGATGGTTGCTGCTCACGAACTCGGCCATAATCTCGGACTCCGCCATGTCGGAGGAGACACGACGGCGTGCGGATCCGTAGCGCTAATGAATCCGGGAGATACGCGTCGAACCGCCTGTAGTGTCTACGGGCCAAAGGTCGACGACATCAACGGCATCAACGCGAAGTACTGAGGAGTAGATCCATGAAAAATCGATATGCGCCCAAGGTTCTCGCGCTCGTGGCAGCTTCCTCTGTCATCATGCTGGCTGGATGCACCTCTAGTGCGGATGCGCCCAGCGGTGATCCCAAGTCGCTGATGACAGGTACAAAGGAGGCCCCCTTGGAGTGGGATGCGACCACAGCAGACGGTGAGACCTTCGAGACCCTCAACGCTGTCTCACAAGCGGCAACTGTGGTGATACAGGGAACTGCCGAGTCAAGCAGAGTCGAACGAGTATCTGAGGTGCCGTTTACGGTCACCACCGTGAACGTTAGCAGCGTCGTCAGTGGTACCCACGAGGGGGCATCGATCGACATTCGCCAGTTTGGCGATGAGTACAATACGGACCACTCTTACGCAAATGTGCTTTCGCCTGGGGGGCGACTACCTGCTATATCTTGAGCCGTTCGAGCTTGAGGCAGGCGTGCCAACTGGTCAATATGTGATCGTCGGCGGCGTAGCTGCCTGGGAAAAGGCGCCAAGCGGTGAACTCGAGGGCATGGCCGGCGAGTCGAAGTTGCCTGACGTCGTAACCCAAAGCGACATTCAGGCGTCTCTCGACTAAGTCGATTCAACTTCGGGGTGGCATCGGCAACGATGTCACCCCGTCACCTGTACGCGAGTGAGGTAGGCCGCGCAGGAGGCGTCGGCGTCGCATGAGTCCAGTGGACTTCCGGTCACTAACACCTGCGCATTCCCAATAGGAAACCCGGCCGGTACCTCTACGGCTGCAGTAAAGCTTCCATCAGAAGCAACGGGAACGACAACCACATCGGTCCGTTGTGACTCGTCGTTTTCGCTGATAAGGCGTACTTCGTAAGTGGCATCATCGGCTAAAGCTAAGTCACACGGTGCGGCAGGGCTCGAGATAGAGAGGTTGGCGCCTGTCGAGACGGATGCCGGCGTTGCCGTCAACGGCGCAGGAGCGCACTTATTCGAGCCCGGTGAGCATGCCGTCAGAGTTACCGCGATAGAGAGCATCGCGATTGATAGTGTCAGATACTTCGCATGCTTGAACATGTGCGTCGCCTTTAGAAATTGCGTTGTGAGCCAGCATAGATGAGACATTGATCGCCACAAGGAGGACGTCAAGTTCGCACGCGCGGCTTAAGCAGACACGTCGCCTGAAGCGTCTGCTTCTCGAAGGTGCTGTAGCCGTCGGTACAGCGTCGTGGTCGACATACCGAGGTCTCGCGCGACCTGCGCGGCCGGTTTCTCGGCCGCAATGAGCTGGGCGGCGTTCGCGATCTGGCTGTCCGTGAACTTCCGCCGGCGGCCGCCGAGGTCGCGGCCGGCGGCGCGGCGATTGGCCACGGAGTCGACAACGCGCTCGCTCTTGATCTCGCGTTCAGCCTGCGCGAGCGCGGCCATCATGGTGAACACCATCGCCCCCATGGTGGTGGACGTGTCGACGTCGCCGCCGCCGAGATTGAGCACCCGGAGACCGACGTCGGCAGCCTGGAACTCGCCAGCGAGCACGAGCATGTTGGACGTCGACCGGCCGAGGCGATCGAGCGTCGTCACCACGAGCGTGTCGCCCGCGTGCAGCGCCGCACGCGCGACGTCGAACTGCGGCCTCGAGGCGCGGGCGCCGGACACCCCGTGATCGACGTACAGGTCATCCCGACGCACGCCGGCCGTGAGCAGGTCAACGACCTGCCGGTCCGTGCTCTGCTGCCGAGTCGAGACCCGCGCGTACCCGATGAGCTTCCCCACGACGTCCTACCTGTCCCGCAACCGACAATGAACACGCCCAGCTAAGCACCACTTGCGGGCCATGGTTGCGGGACACTCGCGGCCGCGGTGTTCGGCGGCGGGCTCCGATCGCTCGCGGGACGTCCCACAACCCAAGGGATGCGGGACAAGAAGAGGTGAACGCGACACCCTTCTCCGGTGGCGAGCTCAGCCTTCACAGCAGGCGAGTGCGGCGACCAACGCGCGATGGCTCCGGGGACGCATCCCCGGAGCCATCGCCGCGTACATGTGGAGGTCGTGCGATCAGGGCTCAGTGCACCGGATAGAACCGGCGCGCCGTACTCTGGATCTCCCCTGGTGCCATTCGGATTCCGGGGAGAACGACCGAGCGACCGTATTGGTCAGTCACTCTAACGGTCATCGGGCCGTCCGGGATAGGTGAAGGTGTCACCCAGTACCCGTAGTCAGTGCGGCTCAGGCCCAGCCACTGTCCATCGGCTTGGACTTCAACATGGTCGATGGGGTTGCCGGCGTTCAGAATCTGCAGACCGGCCCACCATCGGGATGAGCCCTCCTTGACCCGGACGGCGACATCGGGCACGTCCGGATCCCGGACGGTGGTGTAGCTGATCGGGATGACGCCGGCATCGAAGTCGCCGACGGCACGGAACGCTTCCTCGCTCAAGTCGAGATGTCCGATCTCGCACTCGTGGCATTGGTCGACGATTTGGACGCGGACGGTGCCCTTGGGGCCCGTGACGAGGAGGTACGAACCGCACGCGGCGGCTCCGCTGTACTCGGGGCTGCTGACCGCAACGTACATGCGGTCGGCGGGGACAGCCGGCATGGAGCAGTTGCCATTCGCGATCGTGTTGCCGGTACCGAGCGAGTAGTGCGTGGCACGGCCGTGCGTCGCCGACTGGGACGGCGGCGTGGGCTGGGACGGCGGCGTGGGCTGGGACGGCGGCGTGGGCTGGGACGGCGGCGTTCCGGCCGCTGTGGCACTGATTTGAGGCGAAGAGGGAGCGGGTCCACCCGCCAACTGCACGCCGACGCTAACGGTCTGTCCGGCGGCGAGCTCGCTTGCCCAGTCCGTGCCGGTGCAGGTCACGGTGTTGGAGGCGACGCTACAGCGCATGCCCCAACTGTTGACGACGCCGGTGGTTTCCGGGCTGGCCCATGAGACGGTCCATCCCGTGACAGCGTCTGTCGCGGTGACGTCGAGGTTCGCCACGTAGCCGGATGCCCAGGACCCGCCCGGCTGCCACTTCGCTGAAATCGCGCCTGGCTTCGCCGGACCTGGCTGCGATTCGGATCCGCCAGATCCCGGACCCGCTGCGGTGGCGGCTGAGGCAGGCGCGGCGAATGCGCCAAACGTGGCACCGACTGCCATCGCAAAGAGAAGGAACATCCTGATTACTAAGGGTACACTAACTTGTCGAACAGTCATGTAAGGATCGTAGGACAATCATCCGGCTGTCCTAAAAACCACTTCCACAGAAGCTTTTCACACGCACCCCTAAAGCCCGAAACATCACCCAGTAGGTCTTTCTTTGAGGGGCGCGGTGCGCCGTCAGCGTGACCCCCTCAGGAGCCGAATATATTGTATTGCCCGAGGGGCGGAATGCGGCCCGAAGCGTGAGAGGCGATGCGGTCAAGACAATCTTCTCCGATCGGCATGACCCTGCACGCATCGGAACTACCTAACCGCGTGGATGGCTGAAATGCATGACCTACCAAGGCTTGCGGGACTCGCGGCAGTGGTGAATCAGTTCGTGGCACCTCGACGGATGAGTCGAGCCGCCGATCTCCTTTCGTAAAGCGTGGGACCCTTGCCCCATGGATCTCGAGGTCGGCCCCGCGCTGACCATCCTCGCGGCCGAGCTGCGGTGGCGGTTCTCGCGGTCGTCGGGGCCCGGCGGGCAGCACGTCAACACGTCCGCCAGCCGGGTGCAGCTCACGTGGAGCCCGGTCGAGTCGCTGGTGCTGACCGATCAGCAGCGGGCGCGGATCCTCGAACGGCTCGGCCGGCGCCTGGTCGGCGGCGCGATCACGGTGACCGTCTCCGAGCAGCGGTCGCAGCTGCGGAACCGGGTGGCCGCGCTCGACGCGCTCCGCGAGATCGTGGCGGATGCGCTCGCGCCGGACGCCGCCCCGCGACGCCCGACGCGTCCCACCAAGGGATCGCAGAAGAGACGCCTCGCGGCGAAGACGCAGCGCTCCGCGATGAAGCAGCAGCGCAAGCGTCCGACCGGCGACTGATCCCGCGGACGAGCAGGCGTCAGCGGATCAGGCGGACGCCCCCACGGACGCGTCCGTCCGGTCCCACCCCAGCGCCTCCCCGATCTGCTTGATCGCCGCGAGCGAGCGCAGGTTGAAGTCCACGCCGAGCTGGTTCGGGATCGTGACGAGGAGGGTGTCGGCCGCGGCGATCGCCTGGTCGGCGCCGAGCTCCTCGATGAGGCGCTCCGGGCTGCCGATGTAGGACCGGCCGAAGCGCCACTTCTCGCCGCCGACCTGGCCGACCTGGTCCTGGCCCTCGATCTGCGAGCGGACGCCGAAGTACATCTCCGACTCGTCGTCGACGATCGGGATGATGCTGCGGCTGACGCTCACGCGCGGCTCCCACGCGTGCCCGGCGGCGGCCCAGCCGTCGCGGAACAGCTGGATCTGCTCGGCCTGGAGCACGTCGAGCGGCACGCCGGTGTCCTCCGAGAGGAGCGTCGACGACATGAGGTTCATGCCCTGCTCGGCCGCCCACTGGCCGGTCGCGCGCGTGCCGGCGCCCCACCAGATCCGCTCGCGGAGGCCCGGCGACTGCGGGGTGATCGCGACGCCGCCCGCGATGATGCCGCGCTGCGGGGCCGCGGTCGCGAGCTCCTCGCCTTCGAGCGCGCGGAGGAAGAGGCCCGTGTGGCGGCGGGCCATGTCGGCGTCGGTCTCGCCGTCGCGGGGCACGTAGCCGAACGACTCGTAGCCGGCCTCGACCTGCTCGGGCGATCCGCGGCTGATGCCGAGCTGCACCCGGCGGTTGGAGATGAGGTCGGTCATGGCCGCCTCCTCCGCCATGTAGAGGGGGTTCTCGTAGCGCATGTCGACGACGCCGGTGCCGATCTCGATCCGGCTGGTGCGGCTCGCGATGGCGGCCAGCAGCGGGAACGGCGACGCCTGCTGCGGCGCGAAGTGGTGCACGCGGAAGTACGCGCCGTCGATGCCGATCTCCTCGGCCGCGACCGCGAGGTCGATCGACTGGAGCAGGGAGTCCTGGGCGGTGCGCACGCGGGATCCGCGCACGTCCTGCCAGTGGTTGAAGGACAGGAAGCCGATCTTGGTGGCCATGGGGCGCTCCTCGGTGCTCGACGGCGGCGGCATCCGGGTGGATGCGTCTGCATGGAAGTGAACCACGGCCGCGCGCCTCCCTATTCCCGCGGGTCGTGGCGCTCCACCTCATCCGCCCGCTCGATCAGCTCGCGTTCGACGAACTCCCCACGACGCGCTCGTTCGAGCGCCTCCAGCAGCCTCTTCGCGCCAGCGGGGTTCCGGAGCAGGTAGGAGGTCTCGTCATCCTCGGACATGGGCGCCTTTCGTCGGGGGTGACGCGACGGTACCTGGCGCCCCCGACTTCCCCGGCCTACGCTCCGACCATGCATTGGCTCTTCACGACGCCGTTCGCCGCGGTGTACCCCCTCTACGTGAAGAAGGTCGAGCGCAAGGGCCGCACTCAGGCCGAGGTCTACCAGGTGATCACCTGGCTCACCGGCTTCGACGCCGCGGAGCTCCAGCACCACCTCGACGCGGAGACCAGGTTCCAGGACTTCTTCGCCGCGGCCCGCCTGAACCCGCTCGCCGACGAGGTGCGCGGCGTGATCTGCGGCGTCCGCATCGAGGAGATCGACGACCCGCTCATGAAGCGGATCCGCATCCTCGACCGGCTCGTCGACGAGGTCGCTCGCGGTCGGCCGATGCAGAAGGTGCTGCGCGGCGGTTAGTCCGGCCGCACCGCGTCCGCGAGCACCGTCGCCGGCAGCACCGCGCTCGCGTGCAGCACCTCGATGCCGAGCAGGCGCCCGTCGGCGTCGAAGTCGAGCGCGACCTCGCCGCGGTCGCCCGGCGTGGTGATCGAGTGGATCGTCGTGGCGGCCTCGCCGTCGCCGGGCGGCCCTGCGAGCTCGACGTACGCGGCGTCGGCGGCCGGGTCGTAGGTGACCCGCATCACGCGCCCGCCCCCATCACCCGGCGGAACGCATCCAGCGTCTCGCGCAGCACGACGGCGAGGTCGGTCGTGCCGCCGCCGTCGGAGAGCCAGCGGCCGATCGAGACGCCGAAGACGGTCGCGGTGGCGTGGGCGACGAGCGCGGCGGTGAGCGGATCCGACCCGCGCTCCACGAACCCCGCGCGCACGGCCTCCTGCATCGCCTGGAGCTTGCGCATCTCGCGCTCCTGCAGCCCGGGGTCGGCGCCGATGATGCGCTTGCGCGCGAGCAGCGTCGCGCGCCCCTCCGCGAACTGCGAGGCGACGACCTCGGGGAAGCCGTCCTCGACGACCTGGAGTGGGGAGCGGTCGGCGGGCGCCTCGCGGATGATGCGCGTCACGAGCGCCGGCAGCTCGTCCTCCTCGGCGAAGAGCACCTCGCGCTTGTCGGCGAAGTGGCGGAAGAAGGTGCGGGTGGTGAGGCCGGCGCGGGCGGTGATCTCGGGCACGGTCGTCTCCGCGAAGCCCTGCTCGCGGAACAGCTCGAGGGCGGCGGCGGCCAGGCGCTCGCGCGTGTCCGGCTGCCATCTGCTCATGCGTCGATCCTAGTGATGACACGACGTGCCATGGCTGTCCCGTGCTCGAAGGCTTGTCTCGCGGGTGACCTGATCCGCCGCCCGTCAGGAGCCGCGACCACCGCCGTGGCCCGGTCGCACCGAGGAGCGGCCGAGAGGATCGGCGGTCCGCGCGGTGGCCGGCCGTGCCTGCGGGATCCGCGGAGCCCCCTCGCCCGTGGGGCGTCCCGCACCCGCCGGCGCGACCGTGACGATGGTGCGCAGGGCGTCGCGCAGTGGGGCGAGGTGGCCCTCGCGAGCCTCCGCGGAAATGGTCACATTCTGCGCCGAGGTGAGCTGGGACCAGTCGATGCGCCGGCCCGCGTCGCGCGCCACCAGCTCGAAGTAGTGGCGCTGGGTCCGCCCGTTGCCCTCGCGGAAGGGATGTGCCTCGTTGATCTCGGAGAACCTCCGGGCGAGCAGGTCGACGAAGCGCTCGTGATCCATGCCCGGGCGCAGCATGCCGTCCTCGTGCATGCGCTGGGCGGCGCGATTCACGGCGAAGGCGGCGTACTCCGGCGACAGGAACGGCTCGGGGGGGGATGCCCTTGGAGATGTTGACCGTCCGGATCTCGCCCGCCCAGGGATAGACGTCCTGGAAGAGGCGGAGGTGGATGGCCTGGAGGTGATCGATGCCGTACGAGCCGGTGATGGGGCGGACGCGTGCCTCGATCAACTGCGCTTCCACGTGGTCGTCCTCGAATGCCCGGAGCTCGGCCTGCGTCTGCAGCGGCTCGGCCGAGAGGGTGCGGAGCAGTCCGGTGCTCGGATCGAGGTATCCCGCCCAGCGACCCTCGGGGCTGGTCGCTGTCTCCCAGGGGCGGTGGTTCGTCGGCATGCGGATCAGCGGGGCGCCGAGGTCGGGTGCAGCCGGCGCGCTCCGGCCACCAGCTCGTCCGCGGTGATGCGGCCGTCGACCCATTGCTCCTGCAGCTCGCGCATGGCATCCGTCGAGCTGCCGCCCTCCAGGGCGGTCGACGCGCGCGTCTCGTCGACGACCTGTCGGCGCCAGCTCCGCTCCGCCTCGCTGAGCGGGGCGGTCGGTTCCGAGGGCGTGGTCGTCATGGCGCTTCCTTCCGGACGGGATCACGAATCTATCGAGCGGCGCCCGCCGGTGGGACGGCATCTCCGGACACCCTGCATCGAATCGATGACACGACATGTCATCACGGTGTATGGTGATGACACGCGATGTCATCGGACAGCGCGATCCGAGATCGGAGACCCACCGTGCCCACCGAATCCGCCGCCTGGCTCGCCTCGTTCGCCGCCGACCTCACCGTCGGCCCCGCGCCGCGCACCGCTCCTCGCGCGGGCGAGGTCGCGATCCGCGTGCGCGCCGTCGCGATCAACCCGCTCGACACCATGAAGCAGCACATGGGCGACCTCATGTACCGCTGGCTCCCGCACCCCGCGGTGCTCGGCGAGGATGTCGCGGGCGAGGTCGAGGAGGTCGGCCCCGGCGTC
Proteins encoded in this window:
- a CDS encoding recombinase family protein — protein: MGKLIGYARVSTRQQSTDRQVVDLLTAGVRRDDLYVDHGVSGARASRPQFDVARAALHAGDTLVVTTLDRLGRSTSNMLVLAGEFQAADVGLRVLNLGGGDVDTSTTMGAMVFTMMAALAQAEREIKSERVVDSVANRRAAGRDLGGRRRKFTDSQIANAAQLIAAEKPAAQVARDLGMSTTTLYRRLQHLREADASGDVSA
- a CDS encoding Fic family protein; its protein translation is MNRAAQRMHEDGMLRPGMDHERFVDLLARRFSEINEAHPFREGNGRTQRHYFELVARDAGRRIDWSQLTSAQNVTISAEAREGHLAPLRDALRTIVTVAPAGAGRPTGEGAPRIPQARPATARTADPLGRSSVRPGHGGGRGS
- a CDS encoding expansin EXLX1 family cellulose-binding protein — its product is MTVRQVSVPLVIRMFLLFAMAVGATFGAFAAPASAATAAGPGSGGSESQPGPAKPGAISAKWQPGGSWASGYVANLDVTATDAVTGWTVSWASPETTGVVNSWGMRCSVASNTVTCTGTDWASELAAGQTVSVGVQLAGGPAPSSPQISATAAGTPPSQPTPPSQPTPPSQPTPPSQSATHGRATHYSLGTGNTIANGNCSMPAVPADRMYVAVSSPEYSGAAACGSYLLVTGPKGTVRVQIVDQCHECEIGHLDLSEEAFRAVGDFDAGVIPISYTTVRDPDVPDVAVRVKEGSSRWWAGLQILNAGNPIDHVEVQADGQWLGLSRTDYGYWVTPSPIPDGPMTVRVTDQYGRSVVLPGIRMAPGEIQSTARRFYPVH
- a CDS encoding DUF2283 domain-containing protein; this encodes MRVTYDPAADAAYVELAGPPGDGEAATTIHSITTPGDRGEVALDFDADGRLLGIEVLHASAVLPATVLADAVRPD
- a CDS encoding LLM class flavin-dependent oxidoreductase, translating into MATKIGFLSFNHWQDVRGSRVRTAQDSLLQSIDLAVAAEEIGIDGAYFRVHHFAPQQASPFPLLAAIASRTSRIEIGTGVVDMRYENPLYMAEEAAMTDLISNRRVQLGISRGSPEQVEAGYESFGYVPRDGETDADMARRHTGLFLRALEGEELATAAPQRGIIAGGVAITPQSPGLRERIWWGAGTRATGQWAAEQGMNLMSSTLLSEDTGVPLDVLQAEQIQLFRDGWAAAGHAWEPRVSVSRSIIPIVDDESEMYFGVRSQIEGQDQVGQVGGEKWRFGRSYIGSPERLIEELGADQAIAAADTLLVTIPNQLGVDFNLRSLAAIKQIGEALGWDRTDASVGASA
- a CDS encoding M12 family metallo-peptidase, giving the protein MSTGASRWNATGTGIGISQAINTTSVNFNVNSANFGNVTWSGRAPNFDTCNAGGYNQALPLQLNTYYLANYSATQRAMVAAHELGHNLGLRHVGGDTTACGSVALMNPGDTRRTACSVYGPKVDDINGINAKY
- a CDS encoding DUF2200 domain-containing protein, with translation MHWLFTTPFAAVYPLYVKKVERKGRTQAEVYQVITWLTGFDAAELQHHLDAETRFQDFFAAARLNPLADEVRGVICGVRIEEIDDPLMKRIRILDRLVDEVARGRPMQKVLRGG
- the arfB gene encoding alternative ribosome rescue aminoacyl-tRNA hydrolase ArfB, which produces MDLEVGPALTILAAELRWRFSRSSGPGGQHVNTSASRVQLTWSPVESLVLTDQQRARILERLGRRLVGGAITVTVSEQRSQLRNRVAALDALREIVADALAPDAAPRRPTRPTKGSQKRRLAAKTQRSAMKQQRKRPTGD
- a CDS encoding antitoxin VbhA family protein, yielding MTTTPSEPTAPLSEAERSWRRQVVDETRASTALEGGSSTDAMRELQEQWVDGRITADELVAGARRLHPTSAPR
- a CDS encoding TetR/AcrR family transcriptional regulator, translating into MSRWQPDTRERLAAAALELFREQGFAETTVPEITARAGLTTRTFFRHFADKREVLFAEEDELPALVTRIIREAPADRSPLQVVEDGFPEVVASQFAEGRATLLARKRIIGADPGLQEREMRKLQAMQEAVRAGFVERGSDPLTAALVAHATATVFGVSIGRWLSDGGGTTDLAVVLRETLDAFRRVMGAGA